The following coding sequences lie in one Phalacrocorax aristotelis chromosome 2, bGulAri2.1, whole genome shotgun sequence genomic window:
- the BPHL gene encoding serine hydrolase BPHL: protein MARRNAVRALRALLLQPSARAAPLTPRGPAASYGTSITSAKIQVNGVHLHYQQTGEGSHAVLLLPGMLGSGQTDFGPQLKFMNKQLFTIVAWDPRGYGQSIPPSRDFPPDFFERDAKDAVDLMQALKFKKFSLLGWSDGGITALIAAAKYPTLIHKLVVWGANASVTQEDVRIYNGIRDVSKWSEKVKKPLEEMYGHKYFAKTCEAWVDGISHFAEKSDGNICQQLLPDIKCPTFIIHGEKDPLVPQAHAEYIHKHIKGSRLLLMPEGKHNLHLRFAEDFNRQVEDFLH from the exons ATGGCTCGGCGTAACGCGGTCAGGGCCCTCCGGgcgctgctcctgcagccatcCGCCCGGGCCGCGCCGCTCACCCCGCGGGGACCGGCCGCCTCCTACGG TACTTCAATAACATCTGCCAAAATCCAAGTGAATGGAGTTCACCTGCATTATCAGCAGACAGGAGAAGGAAGCCATGCAGTTCTTCTGCTTCCCGGAATGCTAG GGAGTGGTCAAACTGATTTTGGACCACAGCTTAAGTTTATGAACAAGCAACTTTTCACAATTGTTGCTTGGGATCCTCGGGGATATGGACAGTCCATTCCTCCATCTCGAGACTTTCCTCCAGATTTCTTTGAGAGGGATGCAAAAGATGCTGTGGATCTTATGCAG GCATTGAAATTTAAGAAGTTCTCTTTGCTGGGGTGGAGTGACGGTGGAATTACAGCACTCATTGCAGCTGCAAAGTATCCAACTCTTATCCACAAATTGGTTGTCTGGGGAGCAAATGCCAGTGTTACTCAAGAGGATGTGAGAATCTATAATG GTATCCGAGATGTTTCAAAATGGAGTGAAAAGGTCAAGAAACCACTGGAAGAGATGTATGGACATAAGTACTTTGCAAAAACCTGTGAGGCTTGGGTAGATGGAATATCTCACTTTGCTGAAAAATCAGATG GTAATATCTGCCAACAGTTGCTGCCAGATATTAAATGTCCCACATTTATAATTCATGGTGAGAAAGACCCTTTGGTTCCACAAGCTCACGCAGAATACATTCATAAGCACATCAAAGGCTCTCG gTTGCTTCTGATGCCAGAAGGAAAGCATAATCTACACCTGCGTTTTGCAGAGGACTTCAACAGACAAGTGGAAGATTTCCTACACTGA